The genome window CCTTCGATACGCGTTCTTTCATGGATTTCACCGGCGATAAAAAGTCGGACGTACTCGTTGGCGACAATCGCGGCATATACATCTACCCTGGCAACGGTTCTGGGGGCTGGGGTGCCCGCAAGACAGTTCGCTTCGACGATCTGGAGCCCACCGCCCTCCTCAGGCCAGGCAATTTCGACGGCGATAGCGGGTTCTACGACTACTTTGCCGTGTACGGCTCAGAGATGTTTCTGGTCTCCAGTTACTCCGGGTCCCCGGTTGGCATTGGCTGGGAGGGGTTCACCATTGTCGCCCCCGGGGATTTCAACGGCGATGGGTACTCCGATGTGGTGGCCCGAGACAAGGCCGGCGCCCTCTACCTGTACCCCGGCAACGGATCCGGCGGATGGAAGGCACGAGCGAAGATCGGCTCCGGCTGGCATGGATTTACGGCCATGGTCGGCCCAGGTGACTTTAACGGCGACCAATACGTCGACGTGATCGCCCGCGACAAGTACGGCGCACTCTACCTGTATCCCGGCAACGGATCCGGCGGATGGAAACCACGAACAAAAATCGGTTCAGGGTGGCTGGGATTTACCAGCATCAGCGCTGCCGGTGACTTCAACGGTGACGGCACGATGGACCTCGTCGCCCGCGACAAGTACGGCGCACTCTACCTGTACCCCGGCAACGGATCCGGCGGATGGAAACCACGGGCGAAGATCGGCTCGGGCTGGAACGGCTTCACACACATCTCTTAGCTCCACCTGACTCCTCATTGGGCTCCATCAGCGCCACTCCCCCAGCGCGTCGAGCAGCCTCACCTGCCTTTGATCCAGTTCGCCAGCACCCAGCTTGAGTCGCTGCCTGTACAGCCAGCGCTGCATGCCCTTCTCGGCTGGTCCGCCAAGTTGCCTAGGGAAGCGACCGTGCTGGGCGATGAACCGGAAGGCGGCGGCGTACCACCTGTCCCAGTCACGGTCCCGGCCAACCTTCCGTGGCTCTCCACGCCTCGGCCGGTCGTGGAGGATCAGCCGGCGCGCGGAGATGGTCGGGTCGAGGGCCTCGCGCTGGCGGATGCTGTGCCGGACGGCTTCATCGTTGATCCCGCAGAGGCGGGCAATCTGGGTGACGTTGAGCCCACCCAGGTAGAAGAGCAGCCATTCATTCTCGGACCGGGCCGGCGGCCACTCTTCCTCCAGGCGGCCTCGCTCGTTCGATGACATCAGCTCTGCATTTGCGGGAGCTCCGGCCCACTTCCGTGCTTCCAACATGACTCGTTCGTAGTCCTCCTCGTCGAAGACGAAGTCCACGGCGTCCTCTATTCGGTAGGTGTCTGGGGTGAGGGAGTCATCCCAGCCGATACCGGACCAGTAAACCTTTCCATCCGCACGAGAAATGTCTGCTGTCACACCGCCGCATCCCTCGTCCAAACAGGCAGGGCAGAACAGTAGCCATCCGCGATCCCAATACTGGTGGGCGCGGCGTCCGAGGAGACGGTCAATCTGCTCTACTGCAAACTTCGGATAGAACCTCGTAATGAGGGAGATTTCCTCCGGAGGATCATCAGCCCTTTGCCATTCCTGGATCCAGACACGCAAAAGCTTGCAGTCGATGACAAAGTCCAGGTGCACCTCCACGCTGTCCTCCGACCGCAAAAAGAACAGCCACCGCTTCCTCCAGGCGGCCCTGGGGACCCGTCGCTCAACGCATCCACGCAACGGTGGGCGCGCGAAATGTACGATACCGGCGACTACTCCGGAGTTTCCTGGTGGTCCTATTACGAGCCCCGCTGGGCGAGCTTCGGACTGTGGGACATATCGGGGCTGGCCGTCGACGGTTCGCCCGAGCCGCTTACGCTGACACATCCGTCCCTCGAAGAGGCTTCAAGAATCATCCGTCGACTCATCACCTGACTGTGACGCTGAGAGGGGCGGGCCCCCACATGACCTGGGTGCATGGCGGACCCTGGGAGGCGGCCCTGCAGACGACTGAGATCGACGGAAAGGAAGCCGAGCTCGGGCTCAAGATCCGCTACGCCCTTACTGCCGTCTAGCGGTGGCTGGCGGACCTCGCGTAAGACGACGGCAGTGAATACCACCGGCCCTCGACGAGTGATGGCCCGCGCCTTACCGCCCGAACCTGCTAAATATTGCGTCCTGAACCCGCCGAAGGGTGTGTCTCCCGGCGGTGGATGAGTGATCCCGCATGGCTCGGCGCGGGGCGAGGCCTCGACTATCCAGCAGTGCACCGTATCCGTGCTGAAGTCGTCGTAAACCTCCTGGGCCGGTCTGCGCACCAAATGCTGCCAGCCCGGGGGACGCTTGTGCGAACACAGTGACGTGGGCGCCGTCTGCGACTTCCGGCGGGACGGGTTGAATTCGTTGCGCCAGTTTGGCTTGAATGGCTTCCTCTCCGAGTGCCGGCGTGTTCCATCCGCCTGGGGGCTCCTGCCAGTAGCCTGCCATCACCGCAGGCGGAATCTTCAAGGGCCCGTAGGCGCCGCTGTATTGATCCAGCAGCGGGGAGGTCTGTGTACGCCAGTTGGTGAGAACGGACAACGTTGCCGCTGCAACCGCCAAGTCAATCTCGTCGTGACCGGTGTCTTCCGGGTTCGGGTAGGTTGAGTCTCCTGCTGTGTCTCCACCCGAGCGATTGCCGCCATCCTGAGTGCCTGAGCCCTCATCCTTTTCGGCCGTCGGCCGCTCGTCATCGAATATCGCATTGCAAACCTCCTCCGCGAACCAGCCCGCGAAGAATCCGACTTGAGCTTCAGCGAGCCACAGCACCAGGGATGCTCCGCCTGTGGCTGGTGCACCGGCCGAGGCGGCCAAGGCAACCCCGCCGGACGCCGCCGTGCCGACCACCCCTCCCACAACCCGACAGGCCAGATCCACGTCTTCCTCATCCATCCCAGCTAGAGCCGGATCAGCGGACGAAGATTTGGTAGCCATCTGGAAGGTAGGCCCTGGCCCTCCGAGCAATGGTGCCTGTTGGGCTGCCTGAGCTACAGCTTCCATCGCCGTTCGAGGCAGGAACCCGACCGAGCTAGCCGGAGCATCCAGATAGGGGACGCCCAGGGGCGGAGCTGAACCGGACGGCATTTCTCCGCCATGCTCTGTGAGCAGATCGGCAGCACTTTTGAATCGAGTCGTATCCCCAACAGCTTCAGCTGTAATCATGAGGGACACGAGTGGGCCGTGCAGCCCGGACAGGTTGCCGGCAGAGGACGCATGGCTGGTCAGCGAATCCAGCATGCGCATGCGGCCGGCTGGGTCCAATCTACCGATTTGCCCGAGTACAGCTCCCAGGCTCGTGATGTAAGCGGGCTTCGCCCGTTCTGGAGCCAGGGTGTCAGAGACCACTGTGGGGTCGAACGACTCTCCTGCAGTTAGCCGGTCCAGCTCCCTCAGCCGAGTCCAACCCCGTGGAGCGTCATAGAACCACAGGCATCGAGGAACGGGTTTCGGCTGCAGTCTGCGCCCTCGCCGCTCGAGGGCTGACAGCTGCTGCAGGACTGCTTCACGAAGCCCCATGTCGACTCCTCAAACGGGACCACCACAGGTTCTTCGGAAATTATCCGACCACCCCCTCTTGGTTGGCAATAGCGCAACGGTTGGCGGAGCCAAGGGCGCCCATCGCCGTCAACGCCAATCCCCTAGTGCGTCGAGCAGTCCCTCCCGCCGCGTATCCAGCTCTCCCGCGGCCAGCTTGAGGCGCTGGTTGTAGAGCCACCGCTGCATGCTCCGTTCGACGGGTCCGCCGAGTTGTCGCGGGAAGCGGCCTTGGGTGGCGACGAACCGGAAGAGGGCCGTGTAGCGCTTATCCCATTCGCGGTCGCACGCATCCTTCGGCTGCGCGGCCGGCCTGGGTCGGTCGTGCAGTATGAGCCGCCGCCCCATCACCCCGGAATCAGCCGCCTCCCTGGATCTGATGACCCTCCGGACGGCAGCCTCGGGGACCCTGCAGAGCCGGGCGATGTGGGCGATACCCAGGCCGCGCAGGTAGAACAGGACCCATTCGGATTCAGAGCGCGCCGGCGGCCAGTCACTGATGTCCGACGTCATCGTCCTTCGGCTCAAGCATCCTGTTCACATTCCGGGAAGCCTCCTCGTACATCCGCTGGATGTACTCCTCCAGCTTGGAGCGCTCCACACGCCATTGGCCGCGGCCGCCGACCTGGATGGCTGGCAGGTCTCCGGAGCGCACCAAAGCGTACGCCTGGGAATTGGAGATGCTCAGTTCGTCGCAAACGTCATCAAGTTTCAGGAAACGCGGTTCTGGCATGGGAAAACCCTAGCTGGTTTAGTCTCGCCACCAACTGGCTATCATCCTGCCACCGTGTATTCGCCGCCAAGTTCCTCGAGGATACGGCGAATCTCCCAGGAGCTAGTTTCTCCGGTCGCCGCTTCGGTGACGTCCACGACCAACCAGTTCACCCCGTGCGCGACCTGCACTTTGCCTTAATGGGAATCGGCCCACATGTCGAAGCTCTACTGCAAAGCTTCCTCGTCAGCGTAGAGGTCGACCTGGACATGCTCCGAACAAAGCCATTGATCACTAGTGAGAGGGGTTCCGTCTCCCATCGGGACGATCGGTTCGCCAATAGGTTCCTTCTCGCACTGCAAGACACGGTCGACCGCGTCGTATGCGTCATCGATCGAGTCAAACGCCGGCAGACTTCCACTACCAGCCTGAACCACGCTCGAACAGCCGGCTAAAAAAGACCGGCTGCCAGGAGGGGTATCACCGCGACGCCGCGTAAACGCCTACCGCTCACGACCGCTCACCCCCTTTCAACGCGGCGGTTTCCCGCCGGCCTACCGCCTGCCACCTCACGCGGAGGAAGTGGGCAACCGGAAACAGCAACGGCACAGTCAGCGTGACAGGCCCGATACGTCCGGTGGAGAAATCGGTGGACGCAACCGCGACGCCTACGGTAGAGGCGATCGCGAAGACTCCGATGAGATCCAGTAGCGGAGCTGGCCTCGTCGATCTCAGTGCAAACACGAAGCATGTGGATCCCACAACCGCCCCGAAGGCCCACCAGTAGAGGAAGAGACCACCGAGCTCCGCAGAGCGAGCGAAGTCGTCGCTGCCAAAGTTTCGCCAGACCAGATGAACAGCAACGGCCACAACGACTCCGAGCCCGCCGATCATTGCTGTGGTGCGAAGCACCCGGCTGGGTGCGACGGAGCGGAATCCCCTGCCAGAGTGCGAAGTATTCGTCATTGAAATCCCCCATATAAACATCGCCTCTCACCAGCCTGCACTTGCCGACGTTGCAATGTCACCCCCAGGGGAGTAATGCGAACGAGTCGTTGCCCGTTTGTGTCCTAGTCCCGCCACCAGCGCTCAAAAGGCGCCAGGAACTCAGGCTCCTTCTCACGGTCCTTGTCGATGGCGTCGGCGAGGCATGCCTTCTGATCGGTGGTCAGCTGCGTCCAGGTGTGCCGGCTGATGTAGAGCGACAGCGCCGCCAGCGTCTCCTGCTGCAGGTCGGCCCGCGTCGTGGCCGGACCCTCGGGCGCGAAGCCGTAGATGGTGCGCATGGTTGTAGCGTTCATCTCGTGGGCCTTCGGCAAGTTCGCCCTAGCGCTGCCGGGCTTCAACCCAGCAACCACTGTTGCGCCCCAAGGCCGGTATGCTCACCACATCGTCAACCGAACTGGGGGAACTGTGCCGGTACATCTTGCTGAACTTGCCTTGAGCGTGGCCCGCTGCCCTGAGGTGCCGCTGGCGGCTAGCGACTCTGCCCACCCGTGTCACAAGGTGGTGCACTCCCAGGACCAGTACGAGGGCCCGTTTCAGGTGCCCGAGGCCTGGGCAGGCAAGCTGGAGACCGCCAAGGTGGTGTTCCTGTCCTCTAACCCGGCCATCAGCGCTGGCGTGCCGGACGCGCGCGCAAGCTACAAGCGGCAGGCCGAGATGTACCCCACCGCCGACTGGGACGATGCCCACATCGCCGACTTCATGCTCAACCGCTTCGATAGTGAACGCGGCTGGGTGAACGAGCGCCTGCAGCATCTGAAGGTGGACGGGGAATCCCGCGGCGCGGTCGAGAAGTACTGGACCTGGGTGAAGCAGCAAACCGAGGCACTGGTCGGAACGGGCCGCCCTTGGTACGAGAACGTCGCCATGACCGAAGTCGTTCACTGCAAGTCCGGCAGCGAGGAAGGCGTCAAAGAGGCGGCCGACCGCTGCAGCTCCATGCATATGAACCGGGTGCTGGCTGGATCTCCGGCGAACCTCGTCATCGTGGTTGGCACGCAGGCCCGTGACCGCTTCCTGCGGGCTTATCCGGAGGTTGCCGAGCAGTACCCGTCCTTCGGCCGTGACAACAAGCTCACCGGCCGGGTGGACCCCCGCCAGAGCATCATTGAAATGCACCTCGGCGGTTGGCCACGGACGGTGTGCTTTCTCTGGCACAACAGCGCCTACGCCCCAAAGATCAAAGACCTGGCGAGCATGTACCCGGACGACTTCCCACGACTACAGGCAGCGGCGCTGGCTGGAGCGGCTTGAGCCTCCGATGGACTGGTTTCTGGAGTGGTTGCAGTCCCCCGGCTTCGGTGGCGCCGCCGCGCTGCTTGCTGCCGTGATTGCATATGCAGCGTCCCGCCGCAGCGCGTCCGTGCAACGCAAGAACGCCCTCGACGACCGAATCCAACGCGAGCAGGCGGAGCGGAAGGCGCAATGGTGGTCCCGCGCACAATGGGCGCTCAACCTGACCCTCAGCGAGGACAGTGAGACCCGGGCCATCGGCTTTCGCGTGCTCGAAGCCCTCGGTGAAAGCGAATGGGCCGACGAACACGAAGGCGACGTGATTGCTGCAGCCACCGAGCGCGCTCTGGACGCAGGCTTACTTGAGGGTGACGAGGACGAGCCTCGACAACCGCCGGGATCTGGCGAATGATTAACCGTAAAGGAGGGCACGTGGCTGACGAACAGAAGCGCGTTTCCGGTCTCGCCAAAGGCAGGACCGTGAGTCGCTCAACCGTGTCAGGTCGCTTCGTAAGCAAGAACGAGAGGGTGGCCGCCGCCCGCGCGCGAGTTGTTGCCGACCGGAAGCGCGGGGTCACGACCGCACCGTGGATTGTTGAACTGGCAAAGCGGTAGCCGCCGATTTATCCATGCGTATCATTTCGTGGAACTGTGCCATGGGCTTCGCCAAGAAGCGGCACCTGGTTGAAGCGCTGCAGCCGGATGTGGCGATCCTGCCCGAGGTCTCGATGAAGGCCATCACGGAGTCCGATGTGCCGTTCAAGTCCTGGGTGGGCTCCAACCCGAACAAGGGGCTCGGCGTCCTCGGGTTCACCGACCGGACCTACGAGGAATTCCCCGCGGGTCGGTTGCTGCCCTGGCATGTCCCCTTCAGCGTCGATGGCATAAATATCATCGCGCTCTGGGCCCACGTCCACACCCGCCAGCTGCGCTACGTCCGGGTCACCCACGAGATCGTGGACCGGCACGCCGAGTTCCTCCAGCACCAGCCGTCGCTTCTGATCGGCGACTTCAACAGCAATACCGCCTGGGACAGGGAACACCCCGGGCAGAGCCACTCGATGCTGGTCGACAAGCTCGCCGGCATGGGCCTGCACAGCGTCCATCACCGGCAGGAAGATGTGCCGCACGGGGCCGAAGTGGTGAAGACCTACTTCCACACGAAGAAGCTGCACTTCGGCCACCACATCGACTACGCGTTCCTCAGCGAAGGAACGCAGGCGAGCCTTGTGGTTGGCCGGCAGGAGGACTGGCTACCGTACAGTGACCATATGCCGCTGATCCTTGACGTCGAGCGGGCGGCCAACAGGGTGTGACTACTGCCCGTGCCTTCTGTCGACTTCTGCGATGAGGTCGAGCCAGGAGATGAGGGACTCCCCTGCTGCACCCATGGTGTTGAGTGCGTTGCCAATAATCAGTACCGCGATGATTATGATCACTGCGAGGTTTTGACGCCGCTTGATGGTGAGGATGACGGCGGCGATGGCGCTCAGGATGGCGATCGTCTGTCCGGCCACCGCGGCAGCGGCCATTCGTAGCGCGCTGTCCACCGTGAGCGGCCCATAACTGTTCAAGGCCAGCCCCAGCACGGCAGGGATGACGACCACTCCGAGAATGAGGACGGTGGAGCGTCGGATTCGGCGCTGGGGCTTCACTACGGTTTGTCCGTGCACCGCTTCTGCGCTCATAGCGTGTCCTTTCCGAGCCATATGCCGGAGAGTACCGGCAGTTTGAGCAGCCTATGAGCCGGGGGCAGGTGACGTCGCACGATCGTCAATCCCGCTTGTGGCCGTAGTTGTCGCCCATGTGGTTCACGGGCCTGTCCATCCACTTTGGCCGGTCCCCGAAAGCAGCCGGACGGGAGCGTGTCACATCGGGATCATCCCGTGAGTCCCACGTCTGCACGGTTTCGCTGGCTCTGCGCTGCAGGAGGAGGCTCCGGATGAGGATCCCGGCACTTGAGAGTGTGAGCACTCCACCAACGGCCAGCAACAAGCCGGACCACAGCTGAGGCTCGGCGCCATCAGAGTGCGCGGCTGCATAGGCAGAGATCCCCGAAGCCAAGAGAAGGAAGCCCACGATGAAAATTGCGCCGCCGATCATGAACAACTTACTGTGCGCCTGCATAGCGTCCCCCGATGCTGTCGTGGACCCAGCCTACCAACCGCGAAATCCCAGGGACCTCCGGACAGTCCTGCGAGACGACGGGCGCTTAGAAGGCCTTCGGAACCCCGCTGCTATCTTTCCAACTACACCGGACTCGGCACGGGATGTTCATCCTTCGCATAACGCCAAAGTGCGACGTCCATGATCCGCAACCGGGAGATGTGCGGAACGCTGGCTGCCTTGCCGATCCGGTCAAGGCGCCCGGCCAGCTCGACGTCGTCCTGGAACACCTGGTGCCAGCGTTCCCATTGTTTGTCGGAGTCCTGCAGCCCCATCTGAGGTCCGACTTCGGAGTCATAGATGGGGATCAGAGCTGGTCTCTTTCGGGCAAGGATCTTGCTTGCGGTAGTTTCACCAATGCCCCAGCGCTCGGATTTCGCCGACCGTAGGACGTGCCAGAGCCTCCAGCCCGGACTGCCCTTGCCGAGGTAGCGGTCGAACTGCTCACGGCTGAGTTCGGTGAAATCCAGGCCTACGGGCAGCGCAGCCAATAACCCGCGGACCTCGAAGGCCTTCTCAGCCAGTCCCGCCGCAGCTTTGCCAGGCACTTCCACACTGAGCATCGACACTGCGACGAAGTCGTCACCGGTCAGCTCATTGGCTGTGGCGCTATTCCCGCCGCCGGCCCAAGTGTCAAAGTAGGCGCCGGCGTAGTACTTCCGGCCGGACTTCCCGACGTCATGGAAGTAGCTGCTTACATATTCCACCGCGTCCTCGAACCCGTCCTTGGACAGAATCGGATGTACCTCGCTCATTGGTCCCCCATGTTGGCTTGTCCTGCGCGACTCTTCGACACTGACTCCTGCGCTCGTGAGCTCAAGAAGGATAACTTATAACCATGGCGAAGCAGCGTGTAGCCGATGGCGGTGCGGACCCAGTGACCCAGCGGCTGGTGAAAGCAATCGGTAGCGATAACCTTGCTGCGCTACTCGGTGTGGCCGCGGGCTCCCCAGGCCGCTGGGCCAACGGACAAGACACACCGAGCGAAGCGGTACGCCTTCAACTAGCCGAGATAGATCAGCTGGTGGATCAGCTGCTGACTGCACTCACGCCGGCGCAGGCTCGTCTCTGGCTAGTAGGCCAGAACATTCACCTTCGTGGCCGGCCCATCGACCTATACCGACTGGAGGGAGCGACTCCGCTCATTGACGCTCTACGCGCTCACCAAGAGGGCGCCGCCTCCTGATGGCAAGGTCCGCAATAGACACGGGATCACCCAGCAGGAGATGGCTGCCCAGCGAAGTCGGCCTTGGAACTGTTGAGCGCCTCGAACATAGTAGGACAGTGTCGGTAGTTGTCCGGAAGACGATCCGGCTGATGGAGGCGATGTCGCGCTGATACCACTGCCCTCGAGGCTTCAGGTGCACCAGTAAATACGTTCCACCCACCTGTGTCGCTTATGGGTGGCCACACGGCCAGATGCTCAACTGGCACTGCCACTAGGTGCAGCCTGCAACTGCTGAAAGTAAAGCCCGCACGCGGTTGCGCGATCACTCCTCATTCAGGAGGACCCGGACCGTGTGGAGGACGAGCTCGCGTTGGCGGGTGTTCAACCGGTTCGCCGACTCCGGCAGGACGAACGGCTCCATCTCCCCCGCGGGCAGCCCGGCGGCTTCCCTGAGCTTTGTCATCGGGATGTCGAGGGCGATCGAGAAGGCCTTCAGGATCTTCTCGCTGGGTTCCTCCGGTACAGCGCGCAAATACTTCGAGATCGAGGTGTTTGAGACCTCGATGCCCTTGGCAGCGGCGATGGCGGTGATGCGGCGGGCAGAGAGCTGCTCCGTGTTGGAGTCGTTCAGCAGGTCGGATAGCGAGCTCATACGTCCGAGCCTACGCACTGAAAAGGGAAGCCCCCGACCATCCCAGAGCTTCCCTCTGCCAGTGATGAGTCATCACATGTTGTAGGCGTACGTGATGTAGTACCGGTAGGCGTTGGTCCCCCACTTGTCCTTCGCGCAAGGCGTTGACCGTACGACCTGCATTGTCGGGCTGGCATTGATGCGGGTCTTCGTGTAGTTGAACTGGCTTACGCAGCCTGTGTACGTGTTGAAGGCGTTGGTCATCGTGTAGTAGCGGACCACCGCGTTAGCGGGTACGCCGGCACTTAGCACCAGGCCGCCGGCCAACGTGAGAGCAGCAGCCGCCTTGGCAATGAATTTCAAGAGTCCCCCAGGAGTTGTTGGATGATGCCGAAACCATATCGGGGGCTGGCGAACGTCCA of Arthrobacter sp. JZ12 contains these proteins:
- a CDS encoding endonuclease/exonuclease/phosphatase family protein, encoding MRIISWNCAMGFAKKRHLVEALQPDVAILPEVSMKAITESDVPFKSWVGSNPNKGLGVLGFTDRTYEEFPAGRLLPWHVPFSVDGINIIALWAHVHTRQLRYVRVTHEIVDRHAEFLQHQPSLLIGDFNSNTAWDREHPGQSHSMLVDKLAGMGLHSVHHRQEDVPHGAEVVKTYFHTKKLHFGHHIDYAFLSEGTQASLVVGRQEDWLPYSDHMPLILDVERAANRV
- a CDS encoding helicase associated domain-containing protein, which codes for MTSDISDWPPARSESEWVLFYLRGLGIAHIARLCRVPEAAVRRVIRSREAADSGVMGRRLILHDRPRPAAQPKDACDREWDKRYTALFRFVATQGRFPRQLGGPVERSMQRWLYNQRLKLAAGELDTRREGLLDALGDWR
- a CDS encoding helix-turn-helix domain-containing protein; its protein translation is MPEPRFLKLDDVCDELSISNSQAYALVRSGDLPAIQVGGRGQWRVERSKLEEYIQRMYEEASRNVNRMLEPKDDDVGHQ
- a CDS encoding DUF6308 family protein; its protein translation is MSEVHPILSKDGFEDAVEYVSSYFHDVGKSGRKYYAGAYFDTWAGGGNSATANELTGDDFVAVSMLSVEVPGKAAAGLAEKAFEVRGLLAALPVGLDFTELSREQFDRYLGKGSPGWRLWHVLRSAKSERWGIGETTASKILARKRPALIPIYDSEVGPQMGLQDSDKQWERWHQVFQDDVELAGRLDRIGKAASVPHISRLRIMDVALWRYAKDEHPVPSPV
- a CDS encoding helicase associated domain-containing protein, which translates into the protein MEVHLDFVIDCKLLRVWIQEWQRADDPPEEISLITRFYPKFAVEQIDRLLGRRAHQYWDRGWLLFCPACLDEGCGGVTADISRADGKVYWSGIGWDDSLTPDTYRIEDAVDFVFDEEDYERVMLEARKWAGAPANAELMSSNERGRLEEEWPPARSENEWLLFYLGGLNVTQIARLCGINDEAVRHSIRQREALDPTISARRLILHDRPRRGEPRKVGRDRDWDRWYAAAFRFIAQHGRFPRQLGGPAEKGMQRWLYRQRLKLGAGELDQRQVRLLDALGEWR